GGGTTCAGCGAGTGAGCAGTGTTTGGTGTGCCATCTTCGTTGATTGCATTGTCAGCATTACCGTGATCAGCAATGATAATCACCTCATAACCGTTGGTTTTAGCTGTCTCAACGACCTCCTCTACACAGTGGTCAATGGCCCAGACTGCCTTTGCAATAGCATGATATACACCTGTATGACCCACCATATCACCGTTGGCAAAGTTGACAACAATAAAGTCATACTCCTGTGTGTTGATAGCACCGACAAGCTTATCCTTAACCTCAAAGGCACTCATTTCCGGCTTTAAGTCATACGTAGCTACCTTAGGAGAAGCCACAAGAATACGATCTTCGCCCTCAAAAGGCTCCTCGCGACCGCCATTAAAGAAGAAAGTTACATGGGCATACTTCTCTGTTTCAGCCGTATGAAGCTGCTTCTTACCTAATCGGGAAAGGTATTCTCCGAGTGTATCTTGCACGTTTTCCTTCGGGAAGAGCACCTTTACATCCTTGAAATTCGGGTCGTATGGTGTCATACAATAATACTTCAAACCCTTCACAGTCGTCATACCTTCTTCCGGCAGATCCTGCTGAGTAAGCACTTCCGTCAGCTCCTTTGCACGGTCATTACGGTAGTTAATGAAGATAACGACATCGCCTTCTTCAATCGTTCCGTTGACTTTGCTGTTGTTGATTGCCTTGATAAATTCATCGGTCACGCCCTCGTCGTAACTCTCCTGCATGGCTTTAACCAAGTCATCGGCCTGTTTTCCTTCGCCCTTCACAAGCAAATCATAAGCCTCTTTCACGCGGTTCCAGCGTTTATCTCGGTCCATTGCATAGAACCGGCCAATGATACTTGCGATGTGAGCACCATTCTTCTGGCAGCATTCCTCTACGTCTTCGATGAAGCCCTTGCCGCTTCTTGGGTCGGTATCTCGCCCATCCATGAAGCAATGCACATATACATCTTTGAGCCCATATTCCTTACCTATCTCTATCAACTTGAAGAGATGATTGAGTGAAGAGTGCACACCTCCCGTTGAAGTTAAGCCCATCAAGTGGAGCTTC
The nucleotide sequence above comes from Segatella oris. Encoded proteins:
- the gpmI gene encoding 2,3-bisphosphoglycerate-independent phosphoglycerate mutase; protein product: MAKKALLMILDGWGIGKHGKGDVIYNTPTPYLDYLNAVSAHSQLQASGENVGLPHGQMGNSEVGHLNIGAGRVVYQDLVKINKACESGDILKNPGIVEAYSYAQKTGKKLHLMGLTSTGGVHSSLNHLFKLIEIGKEYGLKDVYVHCFMDGRDTDPRSGKGFIEDVEECCQKNGAHIASIIGRFYAMDRDKRWNRVKEAYDLLVKGEGKQADDLVKAMQESYDEGVTDEFIKAINNSKVNGTIEEGDVVIFINYRNDRAKELTEVLTQQDLPEEGMTTVKGLKYYCMTPYDPNFKDVKVLFPKENVQDTLGEYLSRLGKKQLHTAETEKYAHVTFFFNGGREEPFEGEDRILVASPKVATYDLKPEMSAFEVKDKLVGAINTQEYDFIVVNFANGDMVGHTGVYHAIAKAVWAIDHCVEEVVETAKTNGYEVIIIADHGNADNAINEDGTPNTAHSLNPVPFIYVTDNNSATVKDGRLADVAPSILHIMGLEQPADMTGECLISDNK